Proteins encoded within one genomic window of Amorphoplanes friuliensis DSM 7358:
- a CDS encoding histone-like nucleoid-structuring protein Lsr2, which translates to MAKTIVTLLTDDIDGSKADRTLEFGLDGVAYTIDLSDKNAGKLRKALDPFLAAASRIGRSNTSGRIASRSTAAAAPSRANREQNQAIREWAGRNGFEVSERGRIPSSVVEAFHSKR; encoded by the coding sequence ATGGCAAAAACGATCGTCACCTTGCTGACCGACGACATCGACGGCAGCAAAGCGGACCGCACCCTGGAATTCGGCCTCGATGGCGTGGCCTACACCATCGACCTTTCCGACAAGAACGCCGGGAAGCTTCGTAAGGCGCTGGACCCGTTCCTCGCGGCGGCGTCCCGCATCGGCCGCAGCAATACCTCGGGCCGTATCGCCTCGCGCAGCACTGCCGCCGCAGCGCCGAGCCGGGCCAATCGCGAGCAGAACCAGGCCATCCGGGAATGGGCCGGCCGGAACGGTTTTGAGGTCTCCGAGCGGGGCCGCATCCCGAGCTCGGTCGTCGAGGCGTTCCACAGCAAGCGCTGA
- a CDS encoding MFS transporter translates to MSLLPERGPVRTLAVATLVNTIGSGLWMTSSALFLTRSVGLSVTQTGLAFTLVAVVSLVTSTPVGYLADRLGPRGVAIGGITALAVLELGMVEVRSMAGFLLVAAPMAVFDAAQRAARGAIIGNAVPPDRRVYTRAYLRSVTNVGITVGAAVAGIGLTVDTRTAYLSLIVADAVTYLLAAAVLTRLPAVAPVPRAASGPRLTALRDRPFLTFVVLDGFLATNFGLFEVALPLWIAGRTDAPRWMISVVFVVNTVTVVLLQVRASRGTSTLTGAARASRRAGFGLLAACLIFPLTDGTRHLTTIVLLIVAALVHVFAEMWYSAGGWGISFGLAPDHAHGQYQGTYAMGHQFGQMIAPAAVTTLALGWGAPGWWVLGITFAVVGSLIPPVVRRATASI, encoded by the coding sequence ATGAGTCTGCTCCCGGAACGCGGCCCGGTCCGGACGCTGGCCGTCGCCACGCTGGTCAACACCATCGGCAGCGGGCTGTGGATGACCTCCAGCGCGCTGTTCCTGACCCGTTCGGTGGGCCTCTCGGTCACGCAGACCGGTCTGGCGTTCACCCTGGTCGCCGTGGTCAGCCTGGTGACCAGCACACCGGTGGGTTACCTGGCCGACCGGCTCGGGCCGCGCGGTGTGGCGATCGGTGGCATCACGGCCCTCGCCGTCCTCGAGCTGGGAATGGTCGAGGTCCGCTCGATGGCCGGCTTTCTCCTGGTCGCGGCGCCGATGGCGGTCTTCGACGCGGCGCAGCGGGCGGCCCGCGGTGCGATCATCGGCAACGCGGTGCCACCCGACCGCCGCGTCTACACCCGCGCCTACCTGCGGTCGGTCACCAACGTCGGCATCACGGTCGGTGCGGCCGTCGCCGGCATCGGCCTCACTGTGGACACCCGGACCGCCTACCTGTCGCTGATCGTCGCCGACGCGGTGACGTACCTGCTGGCCGCCGCCGTCCTCACCCGCCTGCCAGCGGTGGCGCCGGTCCCCCGGGCCGCCTCCGGACCGCGGCTGACCGCCCTGCGTGACCGGCCGTTCCTGACGTTCGTGGTGCTGGACGGTTTTCTGGCCACCAACTTCGGTCTCTTCGAGGTCGCGCTGCCGCTCTGGATCGCCGGCCGCACCGACGCGCCCCGCTGGATGATCTCGGTGGTGTTCGTGGTCAACACCGTCACCGTCGTGCTTCTGCAGGTCCGCGCGTCCCGGGGCACCAGCACGCTCACCGGGGCGGCGCGCGCCTCCCGCCGGGCCGGGTTCGGCCTGCTCGCCGCATGCCTGATCTTCCCGCTCACCGACGGTACGCGGCACCTGACGACCATCGTGCTGCTGATCGTCGCCGCGCTGGTCCACGTCTTCGCCGAGATGTGGTACTCGGCCGGCGGCTGGGGCATCTCCTTCGGGCTGGCCCCGGACCACGCCCACGGCCAGTACCAGGGGACGTACGCGATGGGCCACCAGTTCGGACAGATGATCGCCCCGGCGGCGGTCACCACGCTCGCCCTCGGCTGGGGCGCGCCGGGCTGGTGGGTGCTCGGCATCACCTTTGCCGTGGTGGGAAGTCTCATTCCGCCGGTCGTCCGCCGCGCCACCGCGAGCATTTGA
- a CDS encoding SDR family oxidoreductase codes for MNRTALVTGASSGIGQATAAALAARGYRVLGTSRHPESLAEGQRAPGVEYLPLDLTDDNSVDALADRLTEVDVLVNNAGESQSGPFEELPADALRRLFQVNVVAPVRLTQLALPGMRKRGYGRVVMVGSMLASFPLAYRSSYVASKAALKGFSNAARHELSPFGVWLTTVEPGSINTGISERRTRYVNPDSPHRPDFETMLSALDRNERDGVPAGRVASTIVQAIEAARPKPRYAVGSNAPLVFALRRILPAGLTEKLIHRRYGLPR; via the coding sequence ATGAATCGCACCGCGCTGGTCACCGGAGCCTCCTCCGGCATCGGGCAGGCAACAGCGGCCGCCCTCGCCGCCCGCGGTTACCGCGTCCTCGGCACGAGCCGTCACCCCGAATCCCTTGCGGAAGGGCAAAGAGCACCCGGGGTCGAATATCTGCCCCTGGATCTGACCGACGACAACTCGGTCGACGCGCTCGCGGACCGCCTCACCGAGGTCGACGTGCTGGTGAACAACGCGGGCGAAAGCCAGTCCGGACCGTTCGAGGAACTGCCCGCGGACGCCCTGCGCAGACTCTTCCAGGTCAATGTCGTCGCCCCGGTCCGGCTGACCCAGCTCGCCCTGCCGGGCATGCGCAAACGCGGTTACGGCCGGGTCGTGATGGTCGGTTCCATGCTCGCGTCGTTCCCCCTCGCCTACCGTTCCTCGTACGTCGCGAGCAAAGCGGCCCTGAAGGGCTTCAGCAACGCCGCCCGCCACGAACTGTCCCCGTTCGGCGTGTGGCTGACCACGGTCGAGCCCGGCTCCATCAACACCGGCATCAGCGAACGCCGCACCCGGTACGTGAACCCGGACTCCCCGCACCGTCCCGACTTCGAAACCATGCTGTCCGCCCTCGACCGCAACGAGCGGGACGGTGTGCCCGCGGGCCGCGTCGCCTCAACGATCGTCCAGGCAATCGAAGCGGCCCGACCCAAGCCCCGGTACGCGGTGGGGAGCAACGCCCCGCTGGTCTTCGCCCTGCGCCGCATCCTGCCCGCCGGCCTCACCGAAAAGCTGATCCACCGCCGCTACGGCCTCCCCCGCTGA
- a CDS encoding sigma-70 family RNA polymerase sigma factor, whose translation MVTWDPHLAEDIIQNVLVRAQLRWGRIGRLDAPELYVKRMVVNEFLSLRRRRAANSVPLAAETLGGLLPPMPDPTAQRDDRDAMLRLIARLPPRQRAVIALRFYEDLAVDQIAEILGCRTVTVRTHLARALAALQQALPATLTTTGEKL comes from the coding sequence GTGGTCACCTGGGATCCGCATCTGGCTGAGGACATCATTCAGAACGTTCTCGTGCGGGCGCAGTTGCGGTGGGGGCGGATCGGGCGGCTCGATGCGCCGGAGCTGTACGTCAAGCGCATGGTTGTCAACGAGTTCTTGTCGTTGCGGCGGCGGAGGGCGGCCAATTCGGTTCCGCTGGCGGCGGAGACGCTGGGTGGGTTGTTGCCGCCGATGCCGGATCCGACGGCGCAGCGGGATGACCGGGATGCGATGTTGCGGCTGATCGCGCGGTTGCCGCCCCGGCAGCGGGCCGTGATCGCTCTGCGTTTTTACGAGGATCTGGCTGTCGATCAGATCGCGGAGATTCTCGGCTGCCGGACGGTCACCGTCCGCACCCACCTTGCCCGTGCCCTGGCCGCGTTGCAGCAGGCGCTGCCGGCCACACTCACGACCACCGGGGAGAAGCTGTGA
- a CDS encoding pyridoxamine 5'-phosphate oxidase family protein, with protein MKLHEEIGGRLRDFIEAQPMFFVATAPDGPGGHVNVSPKGMGGTFVVLGEHRVAYLDYHGSGAETIAHLHENGRITLMFCAFQGPPNIVRLHGRGRAVPVTDPGYAELVQLFPAPPDLHGVRSIIEVDVTRISDSCGYAVPLMTYEGDRDLLTRAHERRSDEDLAEYRRVKNGFSIDGRPIFAPENVTGDRHHAGHG; from the coding sequence ATGAAGCTGCATGAGGAGATCGGCGGACGGCTGCGCGACTTCATCGAAGCGCAGCCGATGTTCTTCGTGGCCACCGCCCCCGACGGGCCCGGCGGGCACGTCAACGTCTCACCCAAAGGCATGGGCGGCACCTTCGTCGTGCTCGGTGAACACCGCGTGGCCTACCTCGACTACCACGGCAGCGGCGCGGAAACGATCGCCCACCTGCACGAGAACGGCCGCATCACCCTGATGTTCTGCGCCTTCCAGGGCCCGCCGAACATCGTCCGCCTCCACGGCCGCGGCCGCGCGGTCCCGGTCACCGACCCCGGGTACGCCGAACTGGTCCAGCTGTTCCCCGCCCCACCGGACCTCCACGGCGTCCGCTCCATCATCGAGGTCGACGTCACACGGATCAGCGACTCGTGCGGCTACGCCGTCCCCCTGATGACCTACGAAGGCGACCGTGACCTGCTCACCCGCGCCCACGAACGCCGCTCCGACGAGGACCTCGCGGAGTACCGCCGCGTGAAGAACGGCTTCAGCATCGACGGCCGCCCGATCTTCGCGCCGGAAAATGTCACAGGGGACCGGCATCATGCGGGGCATGGCTGA
- a CDS encoding DUF998 domain-containing protein encodes MRLLAVAGMGAVGVAVLLLGALHVVPPSSAVSPYRRTISEYALTDAGPVFNVAVLILAAGSVATLLAALGAGLFPPLSGGAVSLVLWSAALAVVVYFPKHNWAVGPSAGGTIHRIASVVAFLSLPIGALLIGRAWRRHKRWRAHATWTLGLGVWSLLSFLPIVGAIVAQPWTDVAWWRAIPLGAVERVLTISEVGIVVVLAAWAFAAARVRNGAAREALVS; translated from the coding sequence GTGAGATTGCTGGCAGTGGCGGGCATGGGTGCGGTCGGTGTGGCGGTGCTGCTGCTCGGAGCGTTGCACGTGGTCCCGCCGTCGTCGGCCGTCAGCCCGTACAGGCGGACCATCAGCGAATATGCGCTCACCGACGCCGGACCGGTCTTCAACGTGGCGGTGCTGATCCTGGCCGCGGGGTCGGTGGCGACGCTGCTGGCGGCCCTCGGCGCCGGGCTGTTCCCGCCGCTGTCGGGCGGTGCGGTCTCGCTGGTGCTGTGGAGCGCCGCGCTGGCCGTCGTCGTCTACTTCCCGAAGCACAACTGGGCGGTCGGGCCCAGCGCCGGCGGAACGATCCACCGGATCGCGAGCGTCGTGGCGTTCCTCAGCCTGCCGATCGGAGCGCTGCTCATCGGGCGCGCCTGGCGCCGGCACAAACGGTGGCGTGCTCACGCCACCTGGACCCTCGGGCTCGGCGTGTGGTCACTGCTGTCCTTCCTGCCGATCGTCGGTGCGATCGTCGCGCAGCCGTGGACCGACGTGGCCTGGTGGCGGGCGATCCCGCTCGGCGCCGTCGAACGTGTCCTCACGATCAGCGAGGTCGGCATCGTCGTGGTGCTCGCCGCGTGGGCCTTCGCCGCCGCCCGCGTCAGGAACGGGGCAGCGCGAGAAGCGCTCGTGTCCTAA
- a CDS encoding RNA polymerase sigma factor codes for MKSATEHEDRFRRMYAANFAPLLAYAVRRVEQHEDAADVVAETFLIAWRRGHELPPGDEARLWLYGVARRVLSNHHRGGVRRERLGDRLRQRLAAVVTADPAGEVVERLTVQAALARLGDLDREVLTLTIWEGLQPREVAAVLQVTPEAVRTRLSRARAKLRELVGDDLHPPGHELDVLTAPNPKEGR; via the coding sequence GTGAAGTCCGCGACCGAGCACGAGGACCGCTTCCGGCGCATGTACGCCGCCAACTTCGCGCCGCTGCTGGCGTACGCGGTGAGGCGTGTCGAGCAGCACGAGGACGCGGCCGACGTCGTCGCCGAGACGTTCCTGATCGCCTGGCGGCGGGGGCACGAGCTGCCGCCCGGTGACGAGGCGCGGCTGTGGCTCTACGGCGTTGCCCGGCGGGTCCTGTCCAACCATCACCGGGGTGGCGTCCGGCGGGAGCGTCTCGGCGACCGGCTCCGGCAGCGGCTGGCCGCGGTGGTGACCGCCGACCCCGCGGGTGAGGTGGTCGAGCGGCTCACGGTGCAGGCGGCGCTCGCCCGGCTGGGTGACCTGGACCGCGAGGTGCTGACGCTGACCATCTGGGAAGGCCTGCAGCCCCGGGAGGTGGCCGCGGTGCTCCAGGTGACGCCGGAGGCCGTCCGCACCCGGCTCTCACGGGCGCGGGCAAAACTCCGCGAACTCGTCGGTGACGATCTCCATCCACCCGGACATGAACTCGACGTCCTGACCGCACCGAACCCGAAGGAGGGCAGATGA
- a CDS encoding YciI family protein, which translates to MAKFLLLKHYRGAPAAVNDVSMDKWTPEEISAHMQYMQDFADRLEKTGEYVDGQALAPEGMFVRYDGEGRPPVTDGPFAETKDLIAGWMIIDVDSQDRAVELAGELSAAPGAGGRPIHEWLELRPFLTELPTISE; encoded by the coding sequence ATGGCAAAGTTTCTGCTGCTCAAGCACTACCGCGGCGCCCCGGCGGCGGTCAACGACGTGTCGATGGACAAGTGGACGCCGGAGGAGATCTCGGCGCACATGCAGTACATGCAGGACTTCGCGGACCGGCTCGAGAAGACCGGGGAGTACGTCGACGGTCAGGCGCTGGCCCCCGAGGGGATGTTCGTCCGTTACGACGGGGAGGGCCGCCCGCCGGTCACCGACGGTCCGTTCGCCGAGACCAAGGACCTGATCGCCGGCTGGATGATCATCGACGTCGACAGCCAGGACCGGGCGGTCGAGCTGGCCGGGGAGCTGTCGGCCGCGCCCGGGGCCGGCGGCCGGCCGATCCACGAGTGGCTCGAGCTGCGGCCGTTCCTGACCGAGCTGCCCACCATCTCGGAGTGA
- a CDS encoding RNA polymerase sigma factor translates to MDELLLRSLTPGVLGILVRRGAGFAAAEDAVQDALVEAVRVWPDDPPRDPKGWLVTAAWRKFLDATRADTARRRREDLVDDEPAPGPVPASDDTLQLYFLCAHPSLTPSSAVALTLRAVGGLTTRQIAQAYLVPEATMAQRISRAKRTVSGVRFDQPGDVATVLRVLYLVFNEGYSGDVDLAAEAIRLTRQVAAAIDHPEVAGLLALMLLHHARRNARTAPDGSLVPLAEQDRSRWNTTMIAEGVEILQAALARDRLGEFQAQAAVAALHADAPAAAETDWVQIVEWYDELIKLTGSPVARLNRAVAVGEADGPRAGLAALAALDDSLPRHTAVSAYLTERDGDLPKAARLYAEAARQAPNLAERDHLTRQAARLNSRL, encoded by the coding sequence GTGGACGAGCTCCTGCTCCGGAGCCTCACACCGGGCGTTCTCGGCATCCTCGTCCGCCGCGGGGCAGGCTTCGCGGCGGCCGAGGATGCCGTGCAGGACGCGCTGGTCGAGGCGGTCCGGGTGTGGCCGGACGACCCGCCCCGCGACCCGAAGGGCTGGCTGGTCACCGCGGCCTGGCGCAAGTTCCTCGACGCGACCCGGGCGGACACCGCCCGGCGCCGGCGCGAGGACCTCGTCGACGACGAGCCCGCGCCCGGACCGGTGCCGGCGAGCGACGACACGCTGCAGCTCTACTTCCTGTGCGCGCATCCGTCGCTGACCCCGTCGTCGGCGGTCGCCCTCACCCTGCGCGCCGTCGGCGGGCTGACCACCCGGCAGATCGCCCAGGCCTACCTGGTGCCCGAGGCGACCATGGCGCAGCGCATCAGCCGGGCCAAACGCACCGTCTCGGGCGTCCGCTTCGACCAGCCCGGGGACGTCGCCACCGTGCTGCGCGTGCTTTATCTGGTCTTCAACGAGGGTTACTCCGGCGACGTCGACCTGGCCGCCGAGGCCATCCGGCTGACCCGGCAGGTCGCGGCCGCGATCGACCACCCCGAGGTGGCGGGGCTCCTCGCCCTGATGCTGCTCCACCACGCCCGGCGCAACGCCCGGACAGCGCCGGACGGCAGCCTGGTGCCGCTCGCCGAGCAGGACCGCAGCCGGTGGAACACCACGATGATCGCGGAGGGTGTCGAGATCTTGCAGGCGGCCCTCGCCCGCGACCGGCTGGGAGAGTTCCAGGCCCAGGCCGCCGTCGCTGCCCTCCACGCCGACGCACCGGCCGCCGCGGAGACCGACTGGGTGCAGATCGTCGAGTGGTACGACGAGCTCATCAAGCTGACCGGCAGCCCGGTGGCCCGCCTCAACCGGGCGGTGGCGGTCGGCGAGGCCGACGGCCCCCGCGCCGGCCTGGCGGCGCTCGCCGCGCTGGACGACTCACTCCCCCGCCACACGGCGGTGTCGGCCTACCTCACCGAACGCGACGGCGACCTGCCGAAGGCGGCGCGGCTCTACGCCGAGGCCGCCCGCCAGGCACCCAACCTCGCCGAACGCGACCACCTGACCCGGCAGGCCGCCCGCCTCAACTCCCGCCTCTGA
- a CDS encoding MarR family winged helix-turn-helix transcriptional regulator produces the protein MSVAYTSRVGNLLGALSLAVVDDLRMATSDAAVVQLADHPGLTIVELGRRLGLTHSAAVRMIDQLESRALVTRARSDQDRRSVVLTLTAAGQQKAADVLAARSAVLATVLEPLSAQDRDQLERLLDLVLDALPRSADHATVVCRMCELAACPQRECPVELSYLRHRQE, from the coding sequence ATGAGTGTTGCATATACATCGAGGGTCGGGAACCTCCTGGGCGCGCTGTCCCTCGCTGTGGTGGACGACCTGCGGATGGCGACCTCCGATGCCGCTGTGGTGCAGCTGGCGGATCATCCCGGGCTCACGATCGTCGAGCTGGGGCGCCGGCTCGGCCTGACGCACTCCGCGGCCGTACGGATGATTGATCAGCTCGAGTCTCGGGCTCTGGTCACGCGGGCCAGGTCCGACCAGGACCGGCGGTCGGTGGTGCTGACGCTGACGGCGGCCGGGCAGCAGAAGGCGGCCGACGTGCTGGCCGCGCGTTCGGCGGTGCTGGCGACAGTTCTCGAGCCGTTGTCCGCCCAGGACCGTGACCAGCTCGAACGGCTCCTCGATCTGGTCCTCGACGCCCTGCCGCGCAGCGCGGACCATGCGACCGTCGTCTGCCGGATGTGCGAGCTGGCGGCGTGCCCGCAACGCGAGTGCCCGGTCGAGCTGAGCTATCTGCGCCACCGGCAAGAGTGA
- a CDS encoding DMT family transporter has protein sequence MTRGITLGTGAGLLWGLAFVLPALAPGWSPVAITTGRYLAYGIVSVLVIALIARRRPGTLHTARRHWRHALLYAATGNVAYYLLLVVAIQTAGAPITTVLIGSIPVVMAAVANLREHRYRWRHLAGPLVLVSAGLAVVSGPGILHPAGGSAAEMAVGLAASTGAIVLWTSYGIGNATFLRRHPDLGGSLWAAVIGVATGGLALLLVPVALVTGPSTGAGGEVGDFLAASAALGIAVSWGATWLWNEASSRLSTTLAGLLITTETVAGYAYSYMLEARWPALLELLGFALVLVGVVAVTALRDHPGNAPKLPLEGSTSTDRPGQYGSPVGTPGGRSPDAGG, from the coding sequence ATGACACGAGGAATCACACTCGGCACCGGCGCGGGGCTGCTGTGGGGGCTGGCCTTCGTGCTGCCGGCTCTGGCCCCCGGGTGGTCACCCGTGGCGATCACCACGGGCCGCTATCTGGCGTACGGGATCGTCTCGGTCCTGGTCATCGCTTTGATCGCACGTCGGCGACCCGGGACGCTGCACACCGCCCGTCGCCACTGGCGTCACGCCCTGCTGTACGCGGCGACCGGCAACGTCGCCTACTACCTGCTGCTCGTGGTGGCCATTCAGACCGCCGGCGCACCGATCACCACCGTGCTGATCGGTTCCATCCCGGTGGTCATGGCCGCGGTCGCCAACCTTCGCGAGCACCGCTACCGGTGGCGGCACCTGGCCGGTCCGCTGGTGCTGGTCAGTGCCGGGCTGGCCGTGGTGAGTGGCCCGGGGATCCTGCACCCCGCCGGCGGATCGGCGGCGGAGATGGCCGTCGGGCTGGCCGCGAGCACCGGCGCGATCGTGCTGTGGACGAGTTACGGGATCGGGAACGCGACCTTCCTCAGACGCCACCCGGACCTCGGCGGATCGCTGTGGGCGGCGGTCATCGGCGTCGCCACGGGCGGGCTCGCCCTGCTCCTCGTGCCGGTCGCCCTCGTCACCGGACCGTCGACCGGCGCCGGGGGCGAGGTGGGCGATTTCCTCGCCGCGAGCGCCGCGCTCGGCATCGCCGTCTCGTGGGGCGCCACCTGGTTGTGGAACGAGGCGTCGAGCCGGTTGTCGACGACCCTGGCCGGCCTGCTCATCACCACCGAGACCGTCGCCGGGTACGCGTACTCCTACATGCTCGAGGCCCGGTGGCCCGCACTGCTGGAGTTGCTGGGGTTTGCGCTGGTCCTGGTCGGTGTTGTCGCCGTCACCGCTCTCAGGGATCATCCAGGGAACGCCCCTAAGCTGCCGCTCGAGGGGAGTACCTCGACAGATCGACCCGGTCAGTACGGTTCCCCGGTGGGAACCCCGGGCGGTCGCTCGCCGGACGCCGGCGGGTGA
- a CDS encoding TerC/Alx family metal homeostasis membrane protein: MLESIGSPLLWGVTIAVLLGLLALDFAITRRPHDVPMREAVGWTVFYLALPVVFGLILWPVYGGTVSMEFFTGWVVEKSLSVDNLFVFMLLLAAFAVPPALAQRVLLYGIVGALVLRAIFIALGAVVISAGSWAFLLFGGILLVTAAKVMRDAIRGHEQQVDIDTMRSVRLLRRLMPVTKEYHGAALTIRKAGRRALTPMALVVVAVFVTDIVFAVDSVPAVYGVTDDPYIVFATNAFALLGLRALYFVLHNALSKLRHLNHGLGIILAFIGVKLVLHWAHTVWSQVPDVPTPLSLVVILGVLVTVTLTSLRANRRDEAEEREKVEVS, from the coding sequence GTGCTCGAATCCATCGGCTCCCCCCTGCTCTGGGGTGTCACCATCGCCGTCCTCCTGGGCCTGCTCGCCCTGGACTTCGCGATCACGCGCCGGCCGCACGACGTGCCGATGCGCGAGGCGGTCGGCTGGACCGTCTTCTACCTGGCCCTGCCCGTGGTGTTCGGCCTGATCCTGTGGCCGGTCTACGGCGGCACGGTGTCCATGGAGTTCTTCACCGGCTGGGTCGTCGAGAAGTCGCTGTCGGTCGACAACCTGTTCGTCTTCATGCTGCTGCTGGCGGCGTTCGCGGTGCCACCGGCGCTGGCACAGCGGGTTCTGCTCTACGGCATCGTGGGGGCTCTCGTCCTGCGCGCGATCTTCATCGCGCTCGGCGCCGTGGTCATCAGCGCGGGGAGCTGGGCGTTCCTGCTCTTCGGCGGGATCCTGCTGGTCACCGCGGCCAAGGTGATGCGTGACGCGATCCGCGGCCACGAGCAGCAGGTCGACATCGACACGATGCGCAGCGTGCGGCTCCTGCGCCGGCTGATGCCGGTCACGAAGGAGTACCACGGCGCCGCCCTGACCATCAGGAAGGCGGGCCGCCGGGCGCTGACCCCGATGGCCCTCGTGGTCGTCGCCGTCTTCGTGACCGACATCGTCTTCGCCGTCGACTCGGTGCCGGCCGTCTACGGCGTCACCGACGACCCGTACATCGTCTTCGCGACGAACGCCTTTGCGCTGCTCGGTCTGCGGGCGCTCTACTTCGTCCTGCACAACGCCCTGAGCAAGCTGCGGCACCTCAACCACGGTCTCGGCATCATCCTGGCGTTCATCGGGGTGAAGCTGGTGCTGCACTGGGCGCACACGGTCTGGTCGCAGGTGCCGGACGTGCCGACACCGCTCTCCCTCGTGGTCATCCTGGGCGTGCTGGTCACCGTCACCCTCACCAGTCTCCGGGCCAACCGCCGCGACGAGGCCGAGGAGCGCGAGAAGGTCGAGGTCAGCTGA
- a CDS encoding NmrA family NAD(P)-binding protein: MIVISTPTGAIGSQVVQNLLDRNAPVRVIARNPDKLDPAVREAVEVVQGSLDDPDVVTKAFAGADAVFWLVPPDPKAASLEAAYVDFTRPAAAAFASQGVGRVVGVSALGRGTPVEKESGYVHWSLRTDDLIAATGVPYRALTMPSFMDNILRAVPSIRTEGVFTDCLPGDTRRPTCATRDIAAAAARLLLDDTWTGHGSVPVLGPEDLSFDDMAAVMTDVLGRPVRYQQVPAETIKARLLGYGMTEAMAQGRIDMMAAKENGLDSAEPRTPESSSPTTFRQWCEEVLRPAVS, translated from the coding sequence ATGATCGTCATCAGCACACCCACCGGCGCCATCGGAAGCCAGGTGGTGCAGAACCTCCTCGACCGGAACGCGCCCGTCCGCGTCATCGCCCGCAACCCCGACAAGCTCGACCCGGCTGTGCGGGAGGCCGTCGAGGTCGTCCAAGGCTCGCTCGACGACCCCGATGTGGTCACCAAGGCCTTCGCCGGCGCCGACGCGGTCTTCTGGCTCGTCCCGCCCGACCCGAAGGCTGCGAGCCTCGAGGCCGCGTACGTCGACTTCACCCGCCCCGCCGCCGCGGCCTTCGCGAGCCAGGGCGTCGGCCGCGTGGTCGGCGTCTCGGCCCTCGGCCGCGGCACACCCGTCGAGAAGGAGTCCGGTTACGTCCACTGGTCCCTGCGTACGGACGACCTGATCGCGGCCACGGGCGTGCCCTATCGCGCGCTGACGATGCCGTCGTTCATGGACAACATCCTGCGTGCGGTGCCGTCGATCCGTACCGAGGGAGTTTTCACCGACTGCCTGCCCGGCGACACCAGGCGGCCGACCTGCGCCACCCGCGACATCGCCGCCGCGGCGGCCCGGCTCCTGCTCGACGACACCTGGACCGGCCACGGCAGCGTGCCGGTGCTGGGCCCCGAGGACCTCTCCTTCGACGACATGGCCGCCGTCATGACCGACGTGCTCGGCCGCCCGGTCCGCTACCAGCAGGTCCCGGCCGAGACGATCAAGGCCAGGCTCCTCGGGTACGGCATGACGGAAGCCATGGCGCAAGGACGGATCGACATGATGGCCGCCAAGGAGAACGGCCTCGATTCCGCCGAACCGCGGACGCCGGAGTCCTCCAGCCCCACCACCTTCCGGCAGTGGTGCGAGGAGGTGCTCCGGCCCGCGGTCAGCTGA
- a CDS encoding LysR family transcriptional regulator — MSDLEVRQLRYFVAVAEELHFGRAAERLGMAQPPLSRAIRELERQLGVQLLVRTTRQVALTPAGEVLLRDARIALDAVTAAARRARHAGCPAPALRLALKADYDAGLLPLLLDAYQEEEAALPVELLLGGRGEQVPALRDGRADVALLPVPFDATDLDVEELLTEPRVVAMAAADPLAAHSVLRLADLTGRTELDGSPAEEGGTRPADPNRPALDLAQIFNLIEVGTILWFLPASVAHRHPRPGIAYRPVVDLTPSTLALAWPQHSRSPAVAAFVRVATAAAGARTVPAPAEPTRGR; from the coding sequence ATGAGTGACCTGGAGGTCCGGCAGCTGCGCTACTTCGTGGCCGTGGCCGAGGAACTGCACTTCGGGCGGGCCGCCGAACGCCTCGGCATGGCCCAGCCACCGCTGTCGCGGGCGATCCGGGAGCTGGAACGGCAGCTCGGCGTCCAGCTCCTCGTCCGCACCACACGGCAGGTCGCGCTCACGCCCGCCGGGGAGGTGCTGCTGCGCGACGCGCGGATTGCCCTGGACGCCGTGACCGCGGCTGCCCGGCGCGCCCGCCACGCCGGTTGTCCCGCGCCCGCGCTGCGGCTGGCGCTCAAGGCCGACTACGACGCCGGGCTGCTGCCGCTCCTCCTGGACGCGTACCAGGAGGAGGAAGCCGCCCTGCCGGTCGAGCTGCTGCTGGGCGGGCGTGGCGAGCAGGTGCCGGCGCTCCGCGACGGCCGGGCGGACGTGGCGCTGCTGCCCGTGCCGTTCGACGCCACCGACCTCGACGTCGAGGAGCTGCTCACCGAGCCCCGGGTGGTCGCCATGGCCGCTGCCGACCCGCTCGCCGCGCACTCCGTGCTGCGGCTGGCCGACCTGACCGGCCGCACCGAGCTCGACGGCAGCCCGGCGGAGGAGGGCGGCACCCGTCCGGCGGACCCGAACCGGCCGGCGCTGGATCTGGCCCAGATCTTCAACCTGATCGAGGTCGGCACCATCCTGTGGTTCCTGCCGGCCTCGGTCGCCCACCGGCATCCGCGGCCGGGCATCGCGTACCGGCCGGTCGTCGACCTGACTCCGTCCACGCTGGCCCTGGCCTGGCCGCAGCACTCCCGCTCACCGGCCGTGGCCGCCTTCGTCCGCGTCGCGACCGCGGCGGCCGGCGCCCGTACCGTGCCAGCGCCCGCCGAACCCACGAGGGGCCGCTGA